From a single Sebaldella sp. S0638 genomic region:
- a CDS encoding YggT family protein, with the protein MFFIGNILLKVIDIYQIIILASVVLSWIDRYGEMSVTKFIRQLTDPYLNKLKVVVPVGGMYFDLSPIIGILLLNVIRGIVVKIFFGF; encoded by the coding sequence ATGTTTTTTATAGGAAATATTTTGTTAAAAGTAATAGATATTTATCAGATTATTATATTAGCTTCCGTGGTATTATCATGGATAGACAGATATGGTGAAATGAGTGTAACAAAGTTTATAAGGCAGTTAACTGATCCTTATTTAAATAAACTAAAGGTAGTAGTCCCTGTGGGTGGAATGTATTTTGATCTTTCACCGATTATAGGAATATTACTTCTTAATGTGATCAGAGGAATTGTTGTTAAAATATTTTTTGGCTTTTAA
- the pgsA gene encoding CDP-diacylglycerol--glycerol-3-phosphate 3-phosphatidyltransferase has translation MNLPNKLAVLRIILVIPFVFILSFGLRIEGVGGFILRILAFWIFVGASITDFLDGYIARRDNLVTNLGKLLDPLADKILVLSALVVFTKNDQLSVWFVLLILFRELGITGLRSIAAAEGKVIAAETLGKWKTVSQIIAILIIILFPLGNVFGTFIMLIPLALTLMSGYEYYVNCKDILNK, from the coding sequence ATGAATCTGCCAAATAAATTAGCAGTTTTGAGAATAATATTGGTGATTCCTTTTGTTTTTATCCTTAGTTTTGGATTGAGAATAGAGGGAGTAGGAGGTTTTATATTAAGAATACTGGCTTTTTGGATTTTTGTAGGAGCATCAATTACAGATTTCTTAGACGGCTACATAGCCAGAAGAGATAATCTGGTAACAAATCTGGGGAAACTTCTGGATCCCCTTGCAGATAAGATTTTAGTACTTTCCGCACTTGTGGTATTTACTAAGAATGATCAGCTTTCAGTATGGTTCGTTTTGTTGATTCTGTTCAGAGAACTTGGGATAACAGGTTTGAGATCAATAGCAGCAGCAGAAGGAAAAGTAATTGCAGCTGAAACTCTGGGGAAATGGAAAACAGTTTCGCAGATAATCGCAATACTTATAATAATATTGTTCCCTTTGGGAAATGTGTTCGGGACTTTTATAATGCTTATTCCACTTGCACTGACTCTTATGTCAGGGTATGAGTATTATGTGAACTGTAAAGATATACTGAATAAGTAG